A section of the Quatrionicoccus australiensis genome encodes:
- the lepA gene encoding translation elongation factor 4: MDHIRNFSIIAHIDHGKSTLADRIIHLCGGLSDREMEAQVLDSMDIERERGITIKAQTASLSYKARDGKVYNLNLIDTPGHVDFSYEVSRSLSACEGALLVVDASQGVEAQTVANCYTALDLDVEVVPVLNKIDLPSADPDNARQEIEDVIGIDATDAVLASAKTGLGVEDILEAVVARIPAPKGDASAPLKALIIDSWFDNYVGVVMLVRVVDGVMRPKDKLFFMATGAQQLCEQVGVFSPKSVSRSELRAGEVGFVISGIKELKAAKVGDTITTMDRKAAAPLPGFKEIKPQVFAGLYPVESNQYDSLRESLEKLKLNDASLQYEPEVSQALGFGFRCGFLGLLHMEIVQERLEREFDQDLITTAPTVVYEVVNRDGSVIQIENPAKLPDVSKIEEVREPIITATIFVPQDYLGNVITLCNQKRGNQVDMHYHGRQVKLVYEMPMAEVVMDFFDKLKSCSKGYASLDYDFKEYRPADVVKLDILINSEKVDALSLIVHRSNAQYRGRELASKMRELIPRQMYDVAIQAAIGSHIISRENVKAMRKDVLAKCYGGDISRKKKLLEKQKAGKKRMKQVGSVEIPQEAFLAVLRVDN, from the coding sequence ATGGATCACATCCGTAATTTCTCCATCATCGCCCACATCGACCACGGCAAGTCGACGCTGGCTGATCGCATCATCCATCTTTGTGGTGGCCTTTCCGACCGTGAAATGGAAGCCCAGGTTCTCGACTCGATGGATATCGAGCGCGAGCGCGGCATCACCATCAAGGCGCAGACTGCCTCGCTGAGCTACAAGGCGCGCGATGGCAAGGTCTATAACCTGAACCTGATCGATACGCCGGGACACGTCGACTTCTCCTACGAGGTTTCGCGTTCGCTGTCGGCCTGTGAAGGTGCGCTGCTGGTGGTTGACGCTTCGCAAGGCGTCGAGGCACAGACCGTGGCCAATTGCTACACGGCGCTCGATCTTGATGTCGAGGTCGTGCCGGTGCTCAACAAGATCGACCTGCCGTCGGCTGATCCGGACAATGCCCGCCAGGAAATCGAGGACGTGATCGGTATCGATGCGACCGACGCCGTGCTCGCTTCGGCGAAGACCGGTCTCGGTGTCGAGGATATCCTCGAAGCCGTAGTGGCCCGCATTCCGGCGCCGAAGGGCGATGCAAGCGCACCGCTCAAGGCCCTGATCATCGACTCCTGGTTCGACAACTACGTGGGCGTGGTCATGCTGGTGCGCGTCGTCGATGGCGTGATGCGTCCGAAGGACAAGCTGTTTTTCATGGCGACCGGTGCGCAGCAGTTGTGCGAGCAGGTTGGTGTGTTTTCGCCGAAGTCGGTGTCGCGCAGCGAGTTGCGCGCCGGCGAGGTAGGCTTTGTCATCTCCGGCATCAAGGAGCTGAAAGCAGCCAAGGTTGGTGACACGATCACCACCATGGATCGCAAGGCGGCAGCACCGTTGCCCGGCTTCAAGGAAATCAAGCCGCAGGTGTTTGCCGGTCTGTATCCGGTCGAGTCCAATCAATACGACTCGCTACGCGAATCGCTGGAAAAACTGAAGCTCAACGATGCGTCGCTGCAATACGAGCCGGAAGTTTCGCAGGCGCTTGGCTTCGGCTTCCGCTGCGGCTTCCTTGGTTTGCTGCACATGGAAATCGTGCAGGAGCGTCTGGAGCGCGAGTTTGACCAGGATCTGATCACGACCGCACCGACCGTGGTTTATGAAGTCGTCAACCGCGACGGCAGTGTCATCCAGATCGAAAACCCGGCCAAGTTGCCCGATGTCAGCAAGATCGAGGAAGTGCGCGAGCCGATTATCACGGCCACGATTTTCGTGCCGCAGGATTACCTCGGCAACGTCATCACGCTGTGCAACCAGAAGCGCGGCAATCAGGTCGACATGCATTACCACGGTCGTCAGGTGAAGCTGGTTTATGAAATGCCGATGGCCGAAGTGGTCATGGATTTCTTCGACAAGCTGAAGTCCTGCTCCAAGGGTTACGCCTCGCTCGATTACGACTTCAAGGAGTATCGCCCGGCCGATGTGGTCAAGCTCGATATCCTGATCAATAGCGAAAAGGTTGATGCCCTGTCGCTGATCGTGCACCGCTCCAACGCCCAGTATCGCGGCCGCGAGCTGGCAAGCAAGATGCGCGAACTGATTCCCCGTCAGATGTACGACGTGGCGATCCAGGCTGCCATCGGTTCACACATCATTTCGCGCGAAAACGTCAAGGCGATGCGCAAGGACGTGCTGGCCAAGTGTTATGGCGGCGACATCAGCCGCAAGAAGAAGCTGCTGGAAAAGCAGAAGGCCGGCAAAAAGCGCATGAAGCAGGTTGGTAGTGTGGAAATCCCGCAGGAAGCCTTCCTGGCCGTGTTGCGCGTCGATAACTAA
- the lepB gene encoding signal peptidase I — protein sequence MNFPLILFILLLVTGALYAVDVLKFRKLRAKNAPEPLWVEWGAGFFPVILLVFVLRSFLFEPFKIPSGSMIPTLLVGDYILVNKFAYGIRLPVINKKIISINDPQRGDVMVFRYPEDPSLDYIKRVVGVPGDTVAYQNKRLTINGLAVDMKKIEDFEHRDRMYFSEQYQANMGGVEHRVLNDADAPAFIADAARFPQRENCTYNAAGVICKVPAGHYFMMGDNRDNSRDSRAWGFVPEENIVGKAFFIWLNLSDLSRIGSFR from the coding sequence ATGAACTTTCCCCTGATCCTTTTCATTCTGCTCCTCGTCACCGGTGCGCTCTATGCGGTCGACGTGCTGAAATTCCGGAAATTGCGTGCAAAAAATGCGCCGGAGCCGCTCTGGGTGGAGTGGGGCGCCGGTTTCTTCCCGGTCATCCTGCTCGTATTCGTGCTCCGTTCCTTCCTCTTCGAGCCGTTCAAGATTCCGTCCGGTTCGATGATTCCGACTTTGCTGGTCGGCGATTACATTCTGGTCAACAAGTTCGCCTACGGCATCAGGCTGCCGGTGATCAACAAGAAGATCATCAGCATCAACGATCCGCAGCGCGGCGACGTCATGGTCTTTCGTTATCCGGAAGATCCCTCGCTCGACTACATCAAGCGTGTGGTTGGTGTGCCCGGTGATACCGTGGCTTACCAGAACAAGCGCCTGACGATCAATGGCCTGGCGGTCGACATGAAAAAAATCGAGGATTTCGAACATCGCGACCGAATGTACTTCTCCGAGCAATATCAAGCCAATATGGGTGGTGTTGAACATCGTGTGCTTAACGATGCCGATGCGCCGGCTTTCATTGCCGATGCGGCACGTTTTCCGCAGCGTGAAAATTGCACTTACAATGCCGCTGGCGTAATTTGCAAGGTGCCGGCCGGCCATTACTTCATGATGGGCGATAATCGCGACAACAGCCGGGATAGTCGGGCCTGGGGTTTTGTGCCGGAAGAGAATATCGTCGGCAAGGCTTTCTTCATCTGGTTGAATCTCAGCGATCTGAGCCGGATCGGCTCGTTCAGATAA
- a CDS encoding DUF4845 domain-containing protein, whose amino-acid sequence MKYQRGVALSGLIFWSVVLVLVLVLGMKVTPTVIEYVKILKDSKAVVAKMGPDSTVADVRASFDRFAEIDYLDFKGNQLDVSKDAGKIVIEFAYEKRIHLFWNVSLLIEYKGSTAE is encoded by the coding sequence ATGAAATATCAACGTGGTGTAGCCCTTTCCGGGCTGATTTTCTGGAGCGTTGTGCTGGTGCTGGTGCTTGTTCTAGGTATGAAAGTGACGCCGACCGTCATTGAATACGTCAAGATTCTGAAGGACAGCAAGGCCGTTGTTGCCAAAATGGGGCCTGACTCGACTGTGGCTGATGTGCGTGCTTCTTTTGACCGTTTTGCTGAAATCGATTATCTCGACTTCAAGGGTAATCAACTTGATGTCTCCAAGGATGCTGGCAAGATCGTCATCGAATTTGCCTATGAAAAACGTATTCACCTGTTCTGGAATGTCAGCCTTTTGATTGAATACAAAGGGTCGACCGCTGAGTAA
- the rnc gene encoding ribonuclease III, which produces MSAQALAQKLGHNFADAALLKTALTHRSFGSPNNERLEFLGDGALNFVVASALYKRFADLPEGDLSRLRANLVRQDTLHRLALELGVGDCLRLGEGELKSGGSQRPSILADALEALFGAIYLDAGFVAVQAVIARLYLPLFDELRPGQAQKDAKTRLQEWLQGKKKPLPRYQMLETTGAAHEQRFEVACEIDNPPLRTIGHGSSRRIAEQVAADNALKALKA; this is translated from the coding sequence ATGAGTGCACAGGCTCTTGCCCAAAAACTTGGTCACAACTTTGCCGACGCCGCGCTGCTCAAGACAGCGTTGACGCATCGCAGCTTTGGTTCGCCGAACAATGAGCGCCTCGAGTTTCTCGGTGATGGCGCGCTCAATTTCGTTGTTGCCTCCGCGCTCTACAAGCGCTTTGCCGATTTGCCCGAGGGCGACCTGTCGCGTCTGCGGGCCAATCTCGTGCGCCAGGACACCTTGCATCGCCTGGCGCTCGAACTCGGGGTCGGCGATTGTCTGCGGCTCGGCGAGGGCGAACTGAAAAGCGGCGGCAGCCAGCGTCCTTCCATCCTGGCCGATGCCCTGGAAGCCTTGTTCGGCGCGATTTATCTCGATGCCGGCTTCGTGGCGGTGCAGGCGGTGATTGCGCGCCTCTATCTGCCCTTGTTCGATGAACTACGGCCGGGGCAAGCGCAGAAGGATGCCAAGACGCGTCTGCAGGAATGGTTGCAGGGCAAGAAAAAGCCGCTGCCGCGCTACCAGATGCTGGAAACCACCGGCGCTGCCCATGAGCAGCGCTTCGAAGTGGCCTGTGAAATAGATAATCCGCCCTTGCGCACCATCGGTCACGGCAGCAGTCGCCGCATCGCTGAGCAGGTTGCCGCCGATAACGCACTGAAAGCACTCAAGGCATGA